CTTTTGAAAGCTTCAAGTCTTTGAATTGCAATTAAGTGAGTTTTAACTGTAATGTCAAATGAATGCAAAAAGCATCTTCCTTTTGAAACAAGCACAGTACATAATATTTCAGTAAGAATTTCCCTAACCTGGAAAAGTAACTTATAATGAATGGAAGGTCACGAATACCTAGCACTTTACAAACATGGCCCCACTAAGTCTCCTCACAACTATATTAGCTGGGTAATATTTCCCACTTTacagaaacagacatccagagaAGTATAGTAATTTACCTAAAGTCACATTGCAAGGAAGTACCTGATAGAGCATTGGAAGTCAGTTCTGCATGTCTCCAAAGTctgtatgttttttaatttcactatcctgttttattctttctggcacatccttcctttctttttaattttattagaagtGAAACTGAGTCTCACTATGGAGCAATCATTTAACCAATGAAGCAGTCCTTTCATTGACTTTTGCTCCGTAGTGGGACTAAGTTTCACCTCTAATACCATGAATGCTTTGCCCCTCAGGCCTCTGACATTGGAGCATCAATGACCATCCATGCTTTTGGGGCCTACTTTGGCTTGGCAGTAGCAGGTGTCCTGTACCGGACAGGCTTGAGAAAGGGTCATGAGAAGGAAGAGTCTGAGTACCACTCAGATTTGTTTGCAATGATCGGTGAGTAGAGATGAACTTGCCTGATTCAGTACCTAAGGCAAACTGCCTCTGCTGGACTGTCTTCCACATCCAGAaccaatttccttttctgtgttttaCTGCAGGGACTCTTTTCTTATGGATGTTTTGGCCCAGCTTTAATTCAGCCATCGCTGAAACTGCCGAGGAACAGTACCTGGCCATCATAAATACATACCTCTCTCTTGTTGCCTGCGTGCTCACAGCCTTTGCAATGTCCAGTCTTGTTGGGCACAGAGGCAAGCTCGATATGGTAAGTACATATTAACCACCATGGAAGCTTCGCTAAGTGACACTGGTGGTTGCTCAGATGAGTGGGTCATTTCTGCACCACTGCTGAGCTGCCACAACAAATCACAACACCGCAAACCTtgcagaatattttgaaaattatgttcatttgtttcttcatcaAATTTGTATTGTGGCAAATCAAAAAGTGTCCCAAGGAATTTACAGTCTATTAAGGGATATAGTCATGCAAAAATCAAAGATTTGAGCCCTATTTCTTTAATGATAGAGCTGACTGTCTCCAAGGTATTAGAAAATCCTCCTTAGAAACAAAACTTGCCAAGtgtagagaaagagaatgggggGAAGGTGCACGTTAATTCTGTTTTCCTGACTGCAAATATTCCTCTCAAAGAAATGACAACTAAAAGCAACATGAGATCCTGAATAGgaccttggaaaagaaaaagggcatTACTGGGAATGCTGGTAAAAGTCAAATAAGACTTTTACTAGAATTCATTCTATCAGTGCTAATTTCCTGGTTCTTTGATTGCATAAGATGTTAACATTGGGAAAAACTGGGTCAGGGATATATGGAAACTCTGCAGGATTTTTACAACTATTACATGTCTAAAGttatttcaaacacattttttaaaatcctcccCAAGTTGGTCTTTTGAGTTTCTTGCCTATGAAGCAGAGAAATGTCAGTGAAGGAATAATCCACACATCAGCTGCTCTTCTTTTCCAGCCCGAGGGAGGAAAAGGATATTGTAATTTCTTCAAGCATAGCTAAGGACATGGATTTCAATGTACAAATTgcttaatgaaagaaaattggaaacacaaaaagaaaaaaattgtacatgTACAACTCGGTCCTAATTAAAAGTAGGGATGAACTTTCCCCCTCAGGCAGAACAGCCAAAACATGATTCCTATGAGGAATTCTGGTAAATGGAAATTGGTTACTCTTTCCACCATCTTCAAATGTTCCCAATAATGAAACTTGGGAAAGCTGTTGTCTCTCATGGATAATGTGCACATTTTGGTGTCTCTACATTCCATCTTTAAATATTGGGATATCATGGACTCCACAAAGCACACAGTAGCCACAGACCTCTTTTGGTTCATGAATACCACAAATGCATTCTCCAactgaaaaaaatagacataCCACAGTTAGGATAACTACACTGTACATACTCCGGTCTTCCACTACCACTTCTTTGGTTTTCCTCACATCCCTCCCCAAACTGGTCTCACTAACCCAATCACTTAGTCATTACCAAGAACTCCAGCAAGGAAGATATCAAATGTCACCTGCTTGGAAGAAAGGCCTtctgtcatctttttaaaaaataatctatagcTCTTTGAACTGAAGAATGTGCCATGGGGTCCATGGAACCCTATGTAGATTGCTTCACTGCTTCCGAAGGCTGCCTCATTCAGCTCACTTCATTCGTGTTTCTGTGCTCCACACAGGTTCACATTCAAAATGCAACCTTGGCTGGAGGAGTGGCTGTGGGCACTTGTGCAGACATGAAGATTCACCCCTATGGTTCTTTGATCATTGGGAGCATTGCGGGAATGGTCTCCGTGTTGGGGTTCCGGTTCCTGACCGTAAGTATGACAAGTGCCCTCAAACTTTGAATCTGTACCATCATCTTCAGGCATGCCACCAACAGAGAAAAGCCATGAAAATTCCTTTTATCATCACCCCTCCTTGTTTGAGGATCATTTCCCTTCCTGTCAGAAATACCACTCACATTTCATTGTGCAGTGGTTTCCACTCTTCCTTGACTTCTTTTGTGTAACGGGAAAGAAtctgataaattatttaataattagtgTGAATTAAATGTTAAGTACTGGTGTTACTTCCTTTGGACAGTTCCACTAAAGGTGATGTTTATTTGTATAATTGAGGATTTTGTGCCCTTTTAACCCCTTAAACTCCTTATCATCAGTAGGTAAGAAGGAGGATAATTTGAAATCACTTAAACTTCAAAACCATCTACTAAAAACTAACAAGAGTAGTTTTGTACTAACATATTCAGATTCTCTGACTTAAGGGGTTTTAGATCTGGATGGTAAAAGGGGCATAGTCATTGACTTCAGTTACAGAACTCTATATGTCAAAATAATAAACCTTCttctttttacaattttagcCATGTCTTACTGCTAAACTGAGGATCCATGATACATGTGGTGTTCATAACCTGCATGGCTTACCTGGTGTGGTAGGAGGCCTCTCAAGCATTGTGGCGATACTCTTGGGAGTATCTACAGCGTGAGTTAAAGAATGGGTTTTCCTGCACCCTGAGGTTTGATGATGTTTTATCTCATTCCTGAGGAACCTGGAGATGAGAGAGCCTTTTCTTTAGCAATCCAGGCCACAGTTCATAAGTATTGTCCTTACTGGAGCCAAAGAGACACAACTGAGATAATAGAACTGTATAGGAAGATGTGTCAGAACTAATGTTATTAATGGTGattggttttcatttgttttaattaacagtgttaatttaaattttaaatttttctaccaTAGGCAAGTGTCTCCTTGCAGATAGGGCAACTTGATAATCACAACCAAATTATAGTAGGCTTACTCTTTTAGTTGGTCTCACCAAAATGGAGGATGGGGCATCCGTGATGAGCTGAGTGGTCATTTCCTATAATCAACACATAGAATAATGAGTTAGCATAATGTGAAAAGCAGCTGGATCTAGAGAATCAGGAAGACTGGCATATGCTCCAGCTTTGCTAATGGTTAATAATGAGGCCTTTGAAAATTCACTTAGCTTCTGTGGTTCTCagttcctcttctataaaatgagagaattatattatttattctctaaAATCCCTTCAAGCTCTAATAGACCTAGATTCTTCCCAAAGGGGGCATAACTGTTTAAAtggccagaggaaaaaaaaaacagttatcaGTCAAATCCAGGACAACAAAAGTAATGTCAAAGGCCATCTGTTGTCATTTTTAGGTAACAAGATTAGAACAATTTGATATAAATGTCATCCATGCAAAACAGCTAGGAAGATCACTCAGTCCAGTCCAGATCACTCAGACATTAAGTAAAGAGGAACCAAAACACTCAATTTTTAAAGCCAATTGAAAGCATGAAGTAAAGATGAATATGTTTGAAAATGTCTCAAAGCAACTACTGGCTGGAGTTGAATAAtctgaagagaaaaatctctttagTTCTAATAGATTAAAATTCAATTCTGTTGAGACCAGtaatgataaatatttgaaaaatttgttTAGTTTAAACATTTTCTACTGAATAGCTAGCTTGCTTCCACTTTCATCTGGAAAGACCACTCAtatcttctgtttgttttctttttttgcctcctTCACAAAATTGGAGAACAACCCCAGAAATACCCACATTTTCTGGTAATTCTCTCCAGGACCTAACATGCTGTTGAGACCGAACACTAGCATATTTGAATGCAAATCAAGCATGATAAATGCAGGAGTCCATGAGCTCCTAAGTGCTATAGTGTATAAACACTCTGCAAAAACACTTTTAAGATGTGCCTCATGATTAGAAATAAAGGAATTCTTGAGCATCATGCCTGCACAGTTCCATGGATGTATGTAATAAAACAAGATTATCAGGCTCTCATAGGCTGAGTCTGGGTCTCATTGGGTGGCCAGATTTTGGGTAGGTTCTGTGGTTGAGAGTCTAGTCCTTGGGTATTCAGGCTAAGCAGCCACTCCTCAACACGCTCAGGGGGacttggaggtgggggtggatgATGAGCTTTGGAAGACCTATTCACATGGATGAAATTCACATATGTTTCACACACCAGACAAAATATTTTGGCCAACAGCCAAGACTATTTACCCAGGTGTTTCTATTCagaatattaaaatgcaaatcaggCTTCTTGGTAAGCATAGAACAGGAAAAGTAAATATTCTTAAAGGACATCTGGGCACATTATGGCAGCGTAATTTTAATAAGGCTGTTAATTTTGTTAAACCTCATATTTTCCAAGCCTGTTTTATCATGGAACTCTTTttatcaaaatatcttttaatactGTGGAAAAGATTTTGGCAAATTCTGATAAAATTAACAggcagttttaaaaagaaaaatatcaaatgaataaatatattttaagtagttGACCTCACTGGTAATCAAAGAAGTGCAAATTAACACAAGTTACCAATTTTTCGGTTATCAAGTtagtaaaaattaagtaaatagtACTACTGAATGGTAGCTAAAATAGAGAAATgggaatatgaatatatatttttctatttcaaaaagcCCTTTAAAAAGTGTGTGAACTCTTATTAATAATTTCAATTCCAAATCGGTTTTATTTTAGGGAAATTATTGGGCAAATTCATAAGCATGCTCATAAGAGGATGTgttctcagcattttttttaaaaatatgaaacattggAAACAACTAAGAATCCAACCTGTAGAACTATAATTACAGTACCTTTTTACAGTGTAGTACTTGGTAGTGATACGGGacagcttggttcttgtctcacagaatCGAAGAATGAACCTAGCAAAGGAGAACaagtaaagcaatagaagtttgcaaagatacagagaaagctctcagaagtgagaggggtccctacagggttgccactgagggcttatAGTAGCAATTTTTTATTGAGAACTGACTAGGAAACTTGTGACCTTGCAATTCTTGTGCTGTCTTGGTTTGAGTTAGGgctggtgataacatctttaatggcttacttctttggAGTCTATTCTTGACTATTCTTTGTTGGTCGCAGATGATTGTCATAAAAAAGACATCCTCCCACCCatacacctagggcagggtggtctggctggctctcttatctctggtttccttacacctcagcatttttgggatttctgtgagcctgattcTGTGACCCCCaacctagccctgcctagccctaTTTGTCCCTAACTCAGTAGTAATTAAAATTATGATCCAGATCTACATTTACTGACATCAAAGGACACTTTGATTAAAAGGATTAATGGGAAAATCAATATTATAACGTGATtgcctttttataaaaatatatgtctctCTTTTACATTCTTGTGCTGAGTAGGATTTGAGGGAAATTAaactttttcccttatttttctgGATTAATTGTTTCTCATATTTTTACAATCATCATGTATTATCAGTACAATTTTTTTCAcatagtagaaaaaaaaaccttcaaataaaaagaaaaaacagaaatctgaGTTAAATACATACTCTCTCGGATGATGAAGATGAAACACCAAAAAACTCTCATTTTCCAGTTGTTTGCTTTCTCATAATCACTCATTCAGTCCATCAACAACTATTTATGAATTGCCTGCTAAGAGTTGCCATGCTACAGAAGTATTCACATTCCTAGTCCTTTTGTGACTCATATAACAACCTTATGCAtttcattagcttttttttttaatttttttttaatttttatttatttatgatagttacagagagagagagaggcagagacacaggcagagggagaagcaggctccatgcaccgggagcccgatgtgggattcgatcctgggtctccaggatcgtgccctgggccaaaggcaggcgccaaaccgctgcgccacccagggatcccgcatttcATTAGCTTTTAATGATTCTTCCATTCCCCAAAATTATGAGGCACTTTtttcactaattttattttaaggtaacTATGTCTAAGATGACTTACAGAGATTTTAATGAGTTGTCTTTACAATATATGCTAAAATTAGCTTTTCTGAtcttgctgattttttaaattaaagtgcaATTGCTCCTTTTGGTATGGGGTAAGGAAAGATGGCCACTAGTGTTTATTTTGTACATTACTCCATCTGTAGTGCTTAAAAGGGAAAGTGGCACAGAGTGAgtcctgaataaatatttgttgaatggatcaGGGATCAGAATCTGGTaccatattttttgaaaatacaaaactCTTTCTAAGGAAgaccttttcttcatttctgaagaaaaagacaattttgCTTGAGTGCTTATAAGAACCTTTAAATATTGCTcaagaatttcaaagaaaataaaaatacaaaataaaagaaaaatcataacgAATGTTTGTTTGCTGATGTAATGCTGCTCTCTGGCCTGAAGATGGCAAGCATCCACTCCCCCAGGACATGAGATTTGTCTGCTGGTAATCCTGGAAAACCAACACTGGtcttttcttttggcttcttAGGTCTAGCATGACAATGCAGGCAGCTGCCCTAGGTTCTTCCATTGGATCAGCAATTGCTGGAGGGCTGATCACAGGTAGGATGATAAGTAAACAGTTCCATGCATGCTATCAGCATAATAGATGATAAACATATCGCCTGgtgaatttgaaaatattataaacttcTGATAGTAGTTATCATGTAAGCTCAAGGGGATGATTTTATAgcaatatatacttttaaaatattttatttttaattaatctccaCCCAATGTGGAAtttgaactcaaaaccccaagatcaggagttgcctACTTTCTGACtgaagccagccaggtgcaccttATAGCAGTATTTTTACTACTATGCAAGTAAGTTTTCCTCTTCAGCATCATAACATGACTTATTTTCTCCCTACTCTCACAGGTTTAATTCTCAGGTTCATTGTCCGTGGACAGCCATCTAAGGACAACTTCTTTGATGATTCTGTTTATTGGGAGGTACTGTATGTACAGTTTTCTAAGGATGTAAATGATGACTAAACCAGGGAAAGTTTTACTCACCCAAGCCCAATTGTCTGTTCAGCATCCTTGTGATAAACTTGGATAATCTGCATATTTATAGAGAGAAATTGAGACAATGTGTCCagacaaataaaatcaaaagctaCTGTTTTTTCCAAAGCAGAAAGGACATGAAGAAAAGACAGAATTTAGTAGGCAAATGTCCTTTGCTCCTCTGAGAACAATAAAAAGCTACTCATAAAAATAATAGGAATCCCAGGCAGTGGCATGAGGTTTTATACCATATACCTGAGTAGTCAAAAACAGTAGAATATGGAAAGCTTAAGAACTTAGTGAAGAATCTCACAAAAGGTTTTATGAATAACATCATCTTCTTTCTAACCTCCAGTGTGTACCTCTTTACTCCCTTGCCATTTTCCCCAGATTATTTCTTACAGAGCTTAAGAGTGATAGATATTTTGATGTGTTCAATGGGATTTTCAGAGAGAACAACTTAGGAAAGAGAAGGTAGTCAGGGTGAGTGGGgtaaatgtttttgttctttcattcttccCCAACacaaacaatttttatttttagttttttctgaaCATGGataataattatagaaaatatctTTGCTTCTATCCTAACCTCTGACGTGGCCAAGCGAAAGAAACTACAAAGTGccctaaatttgttttctttaaaggtCCCAAAGGAGAAAGAACTGGACAATGTATGAATGTGATGGCTACAACCAGCCAGAACCTGAAGACTGAATATCATTCCTGTGCCTCGGCTTCCTTTCCCATTATCTAGaatcatgtttaaaatttttaaaaagcatcatccAACTTAGAACATGGAACAGAACGGATGGGTCCTGAGCCTCAAATGTCCAATGTGAAAAATCTTACCACAATATGGTGCTATTTCTTTACACTCAATGATTGTTTAGTTGTAGGAATATGGCTTATAAAAGTCAAATGGATTCTTTTTAGGACTCCCAGACTACTTTCTCCAGTGGGTAGGTCCAGGGtgaatattccatatatattcgtttttttttcccccatagagGTAAATTTACAAAGAAATCAACACATCTGATTATCTCAGTTTCTTAATATACATACTATATCTTCAATCCCAAAGATTATAAAACTAAAACCAATAAAACAATACCTAAGAAATCAAtataagaaatatgaaagaagggcagccccgggggcccagcggtttggcgccaccttctgcccagggcaggatcctgaagacccgggatagagtcccaagtcgggctccctgcaaggagcctgcttctccctctgcctgtgtctctgcctccctctctctgtgtctctcatgaataaataaataaaatcttaaaaaaaaaaagaaatatgaaagaaatatattgTGTAGAGCAagaatataattctttttggtggcgctttattgatttaaaaagtcGGTAGTAATATGTCTTTGCTTGAATATTCTTATGCTTAATTCTTTTTGCATGTTTAATATTTCCAACAAGAGCTCAAGTGCTATCTGACCAAAGTCTATTTTGTATAAAATTCcaataaattaaatgttattttattataaattaaagcatttgtctttggctcttctttctttggtGGTTGGAATTCATTTTATTAACAAGCACAcgcacgctcacacacacacactcctcataTTTAGTCCATATTCAATTCCAATAAATTGTTACTATGTATTAACTACAAAATAATCAGGTTAATGTCTCCTATTATGGGGTAAGTTTTAAGAAACTAAGTTTTAGAAAAGGTAACTGACATAATCATATAAAACCATTTCtaaagaaatatgatttttttttctctctctctagaaccttttaacattttccttctatttctggagtcctgggatcttgTCAGGATATATCTTTGTATCTATGAGGAAATAAGCCCTGGTAAAATTAACAGAGCCTTTAACTACTAGATGCTAGATATTAAAAATTACAAcagtaaattatttaatattttattcctctGGAGAAAAAGTATAATCTATTTATAGATCTTAAGTATTTCACTAGACAATTAGgtattttctttctaatgtaCATCAGAGTCTCTTTCACATGGATTTTGCAGTGcacttattttattaaatccaCTATACCCAGTCTTGCTTATCACCATAATCATCTTCACTACCCAGATGTCCAGAGACCCCCTTATTCCCTGCATATCATAAGGCAAAACTTAGAGGATCTTGAGTATacacaggtattttttttaagtctatgatTGTGACGTGCTTAGGAACACAGCTGTGATGGCCATTAGCCTTTGGCTTATGAACATTCTCTCCTGCCTTGCTACAATGCTGTTCTTTTTAGGGgtactcttattttaaaattctgaattaatggtctttttttcataatagaaTATGCTATTTTTATCTATCTTGTCTAGAATTTGGTGAAGCATCCTAATTTGATGATTTGAGTCTTCAGCTCAGATAAACTTCCTTCTACTACTTAATGGCTTCTTCTCCATCTCTTAACTTTTCTTTGTCTAGTACTCCTGCTATTCACATGGAAAGTTGACTGGAACTGTTATCCAAATCTATTGTATTGCCCATCTTTATTTCATTGGTTTTAACAGAGATTCTGTGCTCCTTCTGTCCATCTATTGATTTGTTTGCAAATCATTGTCCATCTTTATAGGTGCAGCtatatcttgtgtgtgtgtgcatgtgtgtgcatgtgttatgCTTGAATCTCCTTAATTGTTCTTACAACTTTGTTTATTGAGGAATGTGGTGCATTTTGTTCAAGTTTCAAAGTCTAACCTGGCTCTGTTAATAGTTAAATAAcgttttttctattctttatctGTTCCAAAAAAAGCATTTCAGATATCAAATAATACTATTTATATTAATTGGCTGATTTTTCAGCTCTACTTGGATGATCAGTTTCAGGAAGTTTTTGCTATTCTTTGTTCCTATCTAAATCTAAAAGACTGGCCTATAATTTTTAACTGCAATTTCAGACAGTTTGTTGAAAGCTGAGATATTTTCAGTCTTCCCACCCCTTACTTCTACAGTCTTTACTGCCTATCATATAAGAGAGCTCTGTTGATCTGTTGAGCTATTGCTTTACTGCAatagcttttttgttgttgttgttagaagtCACTTATTTTGTGTATCTCTTAAATCTCTTCATTTTGGAGTCTGGCGCCCCTTCGATTGGTTGTTGATTTAGCTTGTTCTCTGGGAAATTAAATTCCAGTTGCTAAGGCACCATGGGTGGCAGCAATCTTGATAATGAAGGGAGGCACAGCAATCGGGCAAAATATGTCAGAGATTTGCCAGATTGTGAAATTATAATTTCTCTAATTAAGGCTTGAACAAAGTCTTTTTGTTCTTCAGTCTTTTCGTCATGCAATGCTTGGTGTTCTTCTAGAACCAGGGCCAGAAAGGACTCATTGCATCTGGTAAGCATTCCTGCAGCTCACGGAGGACAAAGGAGTCCCACTGTCATCCCAGGAATGCTCAGTTGAGAAGATGAATTACCATTTCCTGGGAATTCACAAACTTCTGCAAACCAATAGTTCTCAAATCTTTACCCCTTGGGTCTCTGCCACCTGCCTCCAAATTCTTATCCAAAACAAAAGAGGGATGTTCTCTATCAACTTCTTTTCCCCTCTTGGAATCCAAGGTCTTACATCCTCCAATTAAATAGTAGGCCTGGTTACTGCTCAACTCAGGACAGGTCCTGTAGTTTGATTAGAGATGTAGGATGAAGAGGGACTGTCTGGCTCAGTTAGGATAGCacatgactcttggtctcaggatcatgagttcaagctccacattagatgtggagcttacttaaaaaattttctttttttaaaaaaaagctagaacaggaatccctgggtggctcagcagtttagcacttgccttctgcccagggcaggatcctggagtcccgggatcgagtcccacatcgggctccccgcatggagcctgcttctccctctgcctgtgtctctgcttctctctctctttctgtgtctctcatgaataaataaataaataaataaataaataaataaataaatactcttttaaataaataaataaaaaatttaaaaagctagaaaGGTAGCATACACAGAATGTCATAGATAAGAGGAGAGGGGAATCTAAATAAAATTCAAGGAAAacttgccagaaaaaaaaaaaaaaaaagcatacaattAGGcaaagagtaattttaaaaatctatgggtgcctgggtggctcagtcaggcaagcctctaactcttggtttcagctcaggtcatgatctcagagtggagGGAAAAGGCCCTGAGTtgagctccatactcagcatgaaatctgcttgagtttctctccctctaatcctcccccaagtaaataaataaatcttaaaataaaaacatattttaaaatctcaaaaaaaaagaaacaaaaacaaaactcaactcTATCGAAAATAAAGTCAACACTCTTTCCCCTGGAGACCACTTGCTCATGAAATGAAAGATTAGATGTCTCCTCAAtccattcttccttcttcttttttttttttttaagattttatttatttattcatgagagacacagagagagatagagaggcagagacacaggcagagggagaagctggctcatacagggagcccgatgcaggactcgacccgggactccagaatcataccctgggccgaaggcaggtgctaaaccactgaaccacccagagaaCCACTCCTTCTTTTTGAAGATAGAATCTGTTGGTGTGTGTGTAATTATGTGGATGTGGTTTGGTGGGATAGGTCAGTTGGGGAGAATAGCAAGTAAGATGAATTAACAAATTCATGAACTGTCAGATCTCTCTAACCTGTACTTTATTTCCTAAATCACAAACTTCTATCCTATCTATCCCTAGAGCTATGTTTTGTCCACTTGGGGGGCAGAAAATCCAGTCTTTTCTAAGTAATGATCTTAGCTTTTCTCTTGGCCTTATTTCACTGGGTATTCATCAAAAATCTCTTAGAAAAATATCTACCCCAATTTTAGCCAACCTAAATGAGAACAGCTCCAATAAGCATATCTCGTCCTTGTAAACCAGACAAAGAAACTTCCTAGACCTCTTCTGACAATAAGTATAGATCTGCCAGGTCCACTTTTAGacaaattccttcttttttggggggggaaggaagggagttGCCCATTAGTATGCCAGGTCTTGAATTTAACTCCTGCTTAGTCTTTTACTATTTATGTGtttttagaaaaagtattttatctctctgagtctctttaTTCACCTATAAAAAGAGATAATATCTACTTTGTTGAGTTATTTTGAGGACAAAAGGTAACATTTTGACACTTAGGAGCacttaagaaaaattagaagaaatttaaatcatcttaatattgtttaaattttttaaagtatttatactAACTAGGTGCTTTTCCATAAACTGTCCAAATTTACTCTTGCAATAGCCCTCTGATTCAGATATTATCATCAAAGAAGCTGAGATTCTGGCTAAAGGAGGTTCA
The Canis aureus isolate CA01 chromosome 7, VMU_Caureus_v.1.0, whole genome shotgun sequence genome window above contains:
- the RHAG gene encoding ammonium transporter Rh type A codes for the protein MRFIFPTIAVLLEASMIVLFGFFVKYETEQNAIQQPNSTNSTKVDRSLELYPLFQDVHVMIFVGFGFLMTFLKKYGFSSVGINLLIAALGLQWGTFVQGMVHRHGQTIYIGIKNMINADFSTATVLISFGAVLGKISPTQMLIMTIIEITVFAGNEYVVGEIFQASDIGASMTIHAFGAYFGLAVAGVLYRTGLRKGHEKEESEYHSDLFAMIGTLFLWMFWPSFNSAIAETAEEQYLAIINTYLSLVACVLTAFAMSSLVGHRGKLDMVHIQNATLAGGVAVGTCADMKIHPYGSLIIGSIAGMVSVLGFRFLTPCLTAKLRIHDTCGVHNLHGLPGVVGGLSSIVAILLGVSTASSMTMQAAALGSSIGSAIAGGLITGLILRFIVRGQPSKDNFFDDSVYWEVPKEKELDNV